From a single Desulfobacterales bacterium genomic region:
- a CDS encoding amino acid ABC transporter permease, whose translation MTPSKQETYPPVQPGLRRQVVIDIVKFLIVVAAFSWLMINGTRQLGYNWQWYRVPRYIIAAVDSHLTAGPLIQGLLVTIRITAVSLLLAFIFGLITALMRLSRSFLARSIARSYLEVIRNTPLLVQLFFIYFVLGPVLNISGFASAVLALSLFEGAYASEIFRAGIISIHRGQWEAAFSIGLNIQQTYRLVILPQALRRILPPLTSQAISLIKDSALVSTIAIYDLTMRGQAIIAETFLVFEIWFTVAAIYLTITLVLSITVSFMEKRFAIKQ comes from the coding sequence ATGACACCTTCTAAACAGGAAACATACCCGCCCGTTCAACCCGGCTTAAGACGACAAGTTGTCATTGATATCGTAAAGTTCTTAATCGTCGTAGCAGCCTTCAGCTGGCTGATGATAAATGGAACTCGACAACTGGGATATAACTGGCAGTGGTACCGGGTGCCGCGCTATATTATCGCTGCAGTCGATTCGCACCTGACCGCTGGACCATTGATCCAGGGATTGCTGGTCACCATCCGCATCACTGCCGTCAGTTTACTGCTGGCGTTCATATTTGGATTAATAACGGCTTTGATGCGACTTTCACGCTCGTTTCTGGCACGAAGCATCGCCCGAAGTTATCTGGAGGTCATCCGCAATACTCCCCTGCTTGTTCAGCTTTTCTTTATTTATTTTGTTTTGGGTCCGGTATTGAATATTAGCGGATTTGCATCGGCTGTGTTGGCTTTAAGCCTGTTTGAAGGTGCTTATGCATCGGAAATATTTCGTGCTGGAATCATCTCCATTCATCGCGGACAATGGGAAGCAGCATTTAGCATCGGGCTTAACATTCAACAAACATATCGACTGGTGATTTTACCTCAGGCCCTGAGGCGAATTTTACCGCCACTGACCAGCCAGGCCATTTCGCTCATAAAAGATTCTGCTCTGGTCAGCACCATTGCTATCTATGATTTAACCATGCGCGGGCAAGCCATCATTGCGGAAACTTTTCTGGTTTTTGAAATCTGGTTTACGGTAGCTGCGATCTATTTAACCATTACCTTGGTCTTATCAATAACTGTGTCTTTTATGGAAAAACGATTTGCTATTAAGCAATAA
- a CDS encoding type 1 glutamine amidotransferase domain-containing protein, protein MELDGKKVAIPVESLFNTFEFWYPFYRLKEAGAEVVVVGSGSAETYTGKPGTEVSVDVSIENVSAADFDGVVIPGGYAPDIMRRYPLMVQLVKDLFERKKVVAAICHAGWMLASAKILAGKTVTSFYAIKDDLVHAGAEWVDQEVVVDGNLITSRTPDDLPAFMRAIIKTFQDLG, encoded by the coding sequence ATGGAATTAGACGGTAAAAAAGTGGCTATTCCGGTGGAATCATTGTTTAATACCTTTGAATTTTGGTATCCGTTTTATCGTTTGAAAGAGGCTGGCGCTGAAGTGGTTGTCGTGGGTTCCGGCAGCGCCGAAACATATACCGGCAAGCCAGGGACCGAGGTGAGTGTGGATGTCAGCATTGAAAACGTCTCTGCTGCCGATTTTGATGGTGTTGTTATACCCGGTGGATATGCGCCGGATATCATGCGACGGTACCCGCTGATGGTGCAGCTGGTCAAAGATCTTTTTGAGCGTAAAAAGGTGGTCGCGGCAATTTGTCATGCCGGTTGGATGCTGGCCTCGGCAAAAATTTTAGCCGGCAAAACCGTCACGTCATTTTATGCAATTAAAGATGATTTGGTGCATGCCGGAGCTGAATGGGTTGACCAGGAGGTGGTTGTTGACGGCAATCTGATTACCAGCCGAACCCCAGATGATTTACCCGCTTTTATGCGGGCCATCATCAAAACATTTCAAGATTTGGGTTAA
- the rsmG gene encoding 16S rRNA (guanine(527)-N(7))-methyltransferase RsmG, translated as MEIGSREWQNLIKNGAQQLGIAIDKRICTAFATHAAELLHWNRKINLTTITAPRDIASKHFLDSLVPAKFIPEKARLLDIGAGGGFPGLPLKILKPSLSVLLIDGVRKKINFLKHVLRTLGMNQCEALHIRAEKLREDPKHLNSFDVIISRALSDLTSFVRNAVPLLAKQGRIIALKGEVDQKALAALQTVLSADRYTIEVEYYRLPDVDQRRSIVIIRPFNEPIP; from the coding sequence ATGGAAATTGGTTCCCGTGAGTGGCAAAACCTGATTAAAAACGGTGCACAGCAATTGGGCATCGCCATCGATAAGCGCATCTGCACTGCGTTTGCCACCCATGCTGCCGAGTTGCTCCACTGGAACCGCAAAATCAACCTGACGACCATCACCGCGCCTCGCGATATTGCCAGCAAGCATTTCTTAGACTCGCTGGTGCCTGCCAAATTCATTCCTGAAAAGGCGCGATTGCTCGATATTGGTGCCGGAGGCGGCTTTCCGGGTCTACCGCTAAAGATTTTAAAACCATCCTTATCCGTTTTGCTGATCGACGGGGTTCGCAAAAAAATCAACTTTTTAAAGCACGTCCTCCGAACACTCGGCATGAATCAATGTGAAGCCCTTCACATCCGTGCTGAAAAACTAAGGGAGGACCCTAAACATCTAAATTCCTTTGATGTCATTATCAGTCGAGCGCTATCTGATTTAACATCTTTTGTGAGAAACGCTGTGCCGCTGCTGGCAAAGCAGGGAAGAATTATTGCACTCAAAGGGGAGGTGGATCAAAAAGCGTTGGCAGCACTGCAAACGGTTTTGTCCGCTGATCGATATACAATTGAAGTGGAATATTACCGCCTGCCTGACGTCGACCAGCGGCGATCGATCGTTATCATCAGACCTTTTAACGAACCAATCCCATGA
- a CDS encoding amino acid ABC transporter permease — protein MVSGKINITKFDLILGGLLVAALVLIAYKVSLGLNYNWNWGAMPQYFIRFDPDAGQWVPNILLQGFLTTIRLSIWATLLASLIGIVMGMLRISQSLFKRMLAGSYVEFTRNLPPLVLIFIFYFFVSDQILPALGIETFVRTRSENTQALMTFLFTAPPLFTAFISALITLSIFEGAYMTEIVRAGIQSIEKGQWEAADALGLSKWHRMRFIILPQAIQRILPPLAGQFISTIKDSAIVSVISIQELTFQGMELMATTYLTFEIWITITAMYLVLTLACSLGVAKIENALSKNTA, from the coding sequence GTGGTATCCGGCAAAATAAACATAACCAAATTCGACCTCATTTTAGGCGGACTGCTTGTCGCCGCATTGGTGTTGATTGCTTACAAAGTGTCGCTGGGTTTAAATTACAATTGGAATTGGGGTGCCATGCCCCAATATTTTATTCGTTTCGATCCTGACGCCGGTCAATGGGTGCCCAACATTCTATTGCAAGGATTTTTGACCACCATCCGTTTGAGCATTTGGGCCACGCTGCTGGCGAGCCTTATTGGCATCGTGATGGGAATGCTGCGCATCAGCCAAAGCCTTTTCAAACGCATGCTGGCTGGCAGCTATGTCGAATTCACGCGCAATTTGCCACCATTGGTGTTGATTTTTATTTTCTATTTTTTCGTCAGTGACCAAATTCTGCCGGCCCTTGGGATAGAGACGTTTGTGCGCACACGTAGCGAAAATACCCAAGCCCTAATGACGTTTCTATTTACCGCCCCACCCCTATTCACAGCTTTCATATCTGCGTTGATCACACTTTCAATTTTTGAAGGTGCCTATATGACCGAAATCGTGCGCGCTGGAATTCAGTCCATTGAAAAGGGCCAATGGGAAGCTGCTGATGCCCTGGGATTATCCAAGTGGCACCGCATGCGGTTTATTATCCTGCCCCAGGCTATTCAGCGCATTTTACCACCATTGGCCGGGCAGTTTATATCCACCATTAAAGATTCAGCCATCGTCTCGGTGATTTCGATCCAGGAATTAACCTTTCAGGGAATGGAGCTGATGGCCACCACTTATTTGACCTTTGAAATTTGGATTACGATTACAGCCATGTATTTGGTGTTGACGCTGGCTTGTTCGTTGGGAGTGGCTAAGATTGAAAACGCTCTGAGCAAAAATACCGCATAA
- the arfB gene encoding alternative ribosome rescue aminoacyl-tRNA hydrolase ArfB has translation MIKVTETLYIDESDIELEFVRSSGPGGQHVNKVSTTVQLRYNVRQAAILSEGAQSRLKRIAGKKMTDDGILMIKANRFRSQDKNRKDAIARLVDLLRQALVKPKPRRKTKPSRAAKERRLTAKKKRSDLKRQRRGVKISEDG, from the coding sequence ATGATCAAGGTTACCGAGACATTATATATTGATGAATCTGACATTGAGTTGGAATTCGTACGTTCCTCCGGACCGGGGGGACAACATGTGAACAAAGTGTCCACAACCGTACAACTGCGTTACAATGTGCGACAGGCAGCCATCCTGTCTGAGGGGGCACAGTCACGCCTGAAACGAATTGCCGGCAAGAAAATGACCGATGACGGCATCCTGATGATTAAGGCTAATCGATTCAGGAGCCAGGACAAAAACCGCAAAGATGCTATTGCCCGCCTGGTCGATCTGCTGCGTCAGGCATTGGTCAAGCCCAAACCCCGCCGCAAAACCAAGCCCTCCCGCGCTGCTAAGGAACGCCGTTTGACAGCTAAAAAAAAGCGCAGTGACCTTAAACGCCAGCGCCGCGGGGTGAAAATATCTGAAGATGGCTAA
- a CDS encoding universal stress protein, translating into MKILVGYDGTNSAKDALNLAKSHALAFGASVEVVTSMQKGTESERKDIEQAERGLEYAKTLLEEANIACNTHLLIRGLSAGEDLIEFANENQIEEIVVGVKRRSKVGKLLMGSTAQYVILQANCPVVTIK; encoded by the coding sequence ATGAAAATACTGGTAGGGTATGACGGAACCAATTCAGCCAAAGATGCCTTAAATTTGGCCAAATCTCATGCCTTAGCGTTTGGCGCATCGGTTGAAGTCGTCACGTCAATGCAAAAGGGCACAGAGTCAGAAAGAAAAGACATCGAACAGGCCGAGCGGGGCTTGGAATATGCCAAAACCCTGCTCGAAGAAGCCAACATTGCATGCAACACGCATTTGCTGATTCGCGGTCTATCAGCCGGTGAGGATTTGATTGAATTTGCCAATGAGAACCAGATAGAAGAAATTGTTGTGGGCGTCAAGCGCAGGTCAAAGGTTGGCAAGTTGCTGATGGGCTCCACCGCTCAATACGTAATTTTACAGGCCAATTGCCCGGTGGTCACGATTAAATAA
- a CDS encoding metallophosphoesterase, whose translation MVRKLNPADIHLIGVISDTHGQLAPEVQKAFKNVDLIIHAGDIGDAMVLDKLSKIAPVMAVRGNMDFGNWANALPQSEIIEIGRVVLFVLHMTGRLKEDPQKAGYKAVISGHTHRPDVYQKNGVTYVNPGSASYPKLGHPGSAALIHINGEDLRVEFIHLKS comes from the coding sequence ATGGTCAGAAAACTAAACCCCGCGGACATCCATTTGATCGGTGTGATTTCCGACACCCACGGACAATTGGCGCCTGAGGTGCAGAAGGCCTTTAAAAATGTTGATCTTATTATTCATGCCGGCGACATCGGCGATGCAATGGTGTTAGACAAATTGTCAAAAATAGCACCGGTTATGGCGGTCCGCGGCAATATGGATTTTGGAAACTGGGCCAACGCGTTGCCGCAAAGCGAAATTATAGAGATCGGTCGCGTCGTATTGTTTGTGCTGCACATGACTGGCCGACTGAAAGAAGACCCGCAAAAAGCAGGCTATAAAGCCGTCATCAGCGGTCACACCCACCGCCCGGATGTCTATCAAAAAAACGGGGTTACATATGTGAATCCCGGAAGTGCATCCTATCCCAAGCTGGGTCATCCAGGGTCGGCTGCTTTGATTCACATCAATGGTGAGGACCTGCGCGTGGAATTCATCCATCTGAAAAGCTGA
- a CDS encoding tRNA-binding protein — MKTISWQDFEKIELRAGTINRVEDFPEAKVAAYKIWADFGDFGTLKSSAQVTKHYSKSDLLGRQIIGVINFPPKQIAHFMSEFLVTGFILENGDVILAEPQQKVPNGSRLA, encoded by the coding sequence ATGAAAACAATATCCTGGCAGGATTTTGAAAAAATTGAACTGCGCGCCGGTACGATCAACCGCGTGGAAGATTTCCCGGAAGCAAAGGTGGCAGCATATAAAATTTGGGCGGATTTTGGCGATTTCGGCACATTAAAATCCAGTGCCCAAGTCACCAAACACTATTCCAAATCAGACCTCCTTGGGCGTCAAATCATCGGTGTCATCAATTTCCCACCAAAACAAATTGCACACTTCATGTCTGAGTTTTTGGTGACCGGTTTTATCCTTGAAAATGGTGACGTTATTTTGGCAGAGCCACAGCAAAAGGTACCGAATGGATCGCGATTGGCCTGA
- a CDS encoding PFL family protein produces MLSQREILSTLEMLKNENLDVRTVTLGINLLDCASHNLEKLTQKIRTRILHYAENLVGVCNHIGQKYGIPVVNKRIAVSPIAAVGAAMTSSQMVAVARVLDEAAEAVDVDFIGGFSALVEKGIARGDMALIEAIPHALAETQRVCASVNVASTKAGINMDAVLRMGEAIKQAAQLTAKEDGIACAKLCVFANIPQDIPFMAGAYLGIGEADAVINVGVSGPGVVKNAVERALETNDRLDLGNISELIKKTAYKVTRVGELIGQEVANQLKIRFGVVDLSLAPTPNVGDSVGEIFQSMGLLSIGVPGTTAALALINDAVKKGGAFASSRVGGLSGAFIPVSEDLNISEAARQGYIGLDKLEAITAVCSVGLDMIALPGDTTSETIAAIMADEMAIGVINNKTTATRLIPVPGKKAGDNAYFGGLLGQSTIFPVNNGDQPNSFVRRGGLIPAPLQSLTN; encoded by the coding sequence ATGCTGTCACAAAGAGAGATCCTGTCGACACTCGAAATGCTTAAAAATGAAAACCTGGATGTGCGCACTGTCACCCTGGGTATCAATTTGCTGGACTGCGCCAGTCATAATCTTGAGAAACTGACTCAAAAGATCCGTACCCGGATCCTGCATTATGCCGAAAATCTGGTAGGCGTTTGCAATCACATTGGTCAAAAATACGGCATCCCGGTGGTCAACAAAAGAATCGCCGTCAGTCCCATAGCCGCCGTCGGTGCTGCCATGACATCTTCGCAAATGGTGGCCGTGGCGCGGGTATTGGATGAAGCCGCTGAGGCGGTGGATGTTGATTTTATCGGCGGGTTCAGCGCCCTGGTTGAAAAAGGCATTGCTCGGGGAGACATGGCCTTAATTGAAGCAATTCCGCATGCGTTGGCCGAGACGCAACGTGTTTGTGCTTCGGTGAATGTTGCCTCAACCAAAGCCGGCATTAATATGGATGCGGTTTTACGGATGGGTGAAGCCATTAAGCAGGCGGCGCAGCTTACCGCCAAGGAAGATGGTATCGCCTGTGCCAAGCTATGTGTCTTTGCCAATATTCCACAAGACATTCCCTTTATGGCCGGGGCGTATCTGGGAATCGGCGAAGCCGACGCAGTCATTAATGTCGGGGTTAGCGGGCCGGGGGTCGTCAAAAATGCGGTTGAACGAGCCCTTGAGACCAATGACCGGCTCGATCTTGGGAACATTTCGGAATTAATTAAAAAAACTGCTTACAAGGTGACCCGGGTTGGAGAACTCATTGGTCAGGAAGTCGCCAATCAGTTGAAGATCCGATTCGGTGTTGTTGATCTGTCGCTGGCCCCAACGCCCAATGTTGGCGATAGCGTTGGCGAAATATTTCAGAGTATGGGCCTTTTAAGCATCGGTGTGCCCGGAACAACGGCAGCCCTGGCACTTATAAACGACGCCGTTAAAAAAGGCGGCGCATTTGCCAGTTCCCGGGTGGGGGGATTGAGCGGTGCTTTTATCCCGGTGAGCGAAGATCTCAACATATCTGAAGCCGCCCGCCAGGGCTATATCGGACTCGATAAACTGGAAGCCATTACCGCTGTTTGTTCAGTCGGGTTGGATATGATCGCCCTGCCGGGAGACACCACCTCAGAAACCATCGCCGCTATAATGGCTGATGAAATGGCCATTGGTGTCATCAACAACAAAACCACAGCGACACGCTTGATACCGGTCCCCGGTAAAAAGGCCGGTGATAACGCCTATTTTGGCGGCTTGTTGGGCCAATCGACCATATTCCCGGTAAACAATGGCGACCAGCCAAATTCATTTGTTCGGCGCGGTGGTTTGATACCGGCGCCATTACAGAGTCTAACCAACTAA
- a CDS encoding transporter substrate-binding domain-containing protein codes for MQTLDRLLTITMVIALMAGLAGLGMAGELQQKLVQESTVEQVMKRGTLRVGMSTFVPWAMKDKTGKLIGFEIDVARQLAADMGVQVEFVPTKWAGIIPALLTGKFDVIIGGMSVRPDRNLKVNFTLPYDYAGQSIVANKKIAADFKRLADFNRPDVTIAARLGSTAADAANKHMPAAQKKFFDDEAQVIQEVVNGRAHAAVASAPLPAFQALKYPDQLFLPISGTFTKEPIGFALRKGDVDTLNYFNNWIRVTEARGWLAERKHYWFETKDWEDKIK; via the coding sequence ATGCAAACACTTGATCGTCTGTTGACCATAACGATGGTAATAGCCTTAATGGCAGGCCTTGCCGGTCTCGGCATGGCCGGAGAGCTTCAGCAAAAACTGGTACAGGAAAGCACCGTTGAGCAAGTTATGAAACGAGGAACCCTGCGGGTGGGCATGTCCACATTTGTTCCTTGGGCAATGAAAGACAAGACCGGCAAACTCATTGGCTTTGAAATCGACGTCGCACGGCAGCTGGCTGCCGATATGGGGGTGCAAGTAGAATTCGTTCCGACCAAGTGGGCCGGTATCATTCCTGCGCTGCTAACCGGTAAATTTGATGTGATTATCGGTGGAATGAGTGTCCGACCGGATCGCAATTTAAAGGTTAATTTTACCCTGCCCTATGATTATGCCGGCCAGTCGATAGTGGCCAATAAAAAAATTGCAGCCGACTTTAAGCGTCTGGCGGATTTTAACCGACCCGATGTGACCATTGCCGCCAGACTGGGCTCAACCGCTGCTGACGCTGCCAATAAACACATGCCGGCTGCGCAAAAAAAATTCTTTGATGATGAAGCCCAGGTGATCCAGGAGGTGGTAAATGGCCGGGCACATGCTGCGGTCGCTTCCGCCCCCCTGCCGGCCTTTCAGGCCCTTAAGTATCCTGACCAGCTGTTTTTACCGATATCGGGCACCTTTACCAAAGAGCCCATCGGCTTTGCTCTCAGAAAGGGAGATGTTGATACCCTCAATTATTTTAACAACTGGATTCGCGTGACGGAAGCCAGAGGATGGCTTGCCGAACGAAAACATTACTGGTTTGAAACCAAGGACTGGGAAGACAAGATAAAATAG
- a CDS encoding GspE/PulE family protein, with amino-acid sequence MSTEIESKINEAEVCRSMGLFEDSLRIYENIIEIVSADQDSQTHDKIQKRIRLLKHEIDNEEQTAPKGVSAQDITLLRNSLSNQGDVPAILDSASAFKEMGLHGEALPEYAKLLKEDYPIAKIMPEISECLIKLHSPSKASEKFDKLIKPLKLANEATAEIFFLFGQEMEKRDHREVALDNYKAANKLAPDNTEIKKRMDSIARSFTSGSKYDYLLREKMVTTEQLQQAFTLAKKMNKSVEFVLIEHNKINKAVIGKSFSLFYDTQFREYDPSFTVPVELLSNLKKAFLLNEYWVPMAWDKEGVEILVDDPRDLNKTDNIKALMKSNRINFTVATREDIEQYIKLFFDGGQAVQDYKTADQAMDDFDLIPDVSFEEEEEEEEEDEGYDEASGKIVKLVDQAIIAAYRKNASDIHIEPSSIAKSTSIRFRLDGVCQEYMKVPNSMVRGIVSRVKIMSNLDIAERRLPQDGKIKFKRKGVPTFELRVATLPTQGGFEDVVLRILASAGAMELGEMGMTERNTKAMKRIIAKPYGLVLAVGPTGSGKTTSLHAILSYINKPGIKIWTAEDPIEITQGGLRQVEVKPKIGLDFARVMRAFLRADPDVIMIGEMRDEETASIGIEASLTGHLVFSTLHTNSAPETITRLLDMGLNPLNFSDAFLGVLAQRLTRRLCKDCMEEYPLTKEEYEMIYVDYGEKYWAQTGIEYDPDMTLCKSVGCDACSNTGYRGRMGIHELMEGTAKIKLMIKKQANTEMLFAQAMKEGMSTLRQDGIMKVFKGFTDMAEVRRVCIN; translated from the coding sequence ATGAGCACTGAGATCGAATCCAAAATAAACGAGGCCGAAGTTTGCCGTTCGATGGGTCTTTTTGAAGATTCTCTTAGAATTTATGAAAACATTATTGAGATCGTTTCAGCAGACCAGGATAGCCAGACCCACGATAAAATTCAAAAACGTATCCGTTTGCTCAAACATGAAATTGACAATGAAGAGCAGACCGCACCCAAAGGGGTTTCAGCCCAAGACATTACTTTGCTGCGAAACAGTTTGTCTAATCAGGGAGATGTCCCGGCAATTTTAGACAGCGCTTCTGCTTTCAAGGAAATGGGTCTTCATGGCGAGGCGCTGCCTGAATATGCCAAGCTATTAAAAGAAGATTATCCGATTGCTAAGATAATGCCCGAAATCAGTGAATGTCTCATAAAGCTACATTCTCCCTCCAAGGCATCTGAAAAATTCGACAAACTGATCAAACCGCTAAAACTGGCCAATGAGGCTACGGCCGAGATTTTCTTTCTTTTTGGCCAAGAGATGGAAAAACGCGATCATCGCGAAGTGGCCCTCGACAACTATAAGGCAGCCAACAAGTTGGCTCCGGATAATACGGAAATCAAAAAGCGGATGGATTCGATTGCCCGCTCCTTCACAAGCGGTTCCAAATACGATTACCTATTGCGTGAGAAAATGGTGACGACCGAGCAGCTGCAGCAGGCATTTACTTTGGCCAAAAAGATGAACAAAAGTGTCGAATTTGTTCTGATTGAACACAACAAGATCAATAAGGCGGTCATCGGCAAATCCTTTTCGCTTTTCTACGATACCCAATTTCGCGAGTATGATCCCTCTTTTACGGTTCCGGTGGAGCTGTTGTCCAATCTGAAAAAAGCGTTTTTGCTCAACGAATACTGGGTTCCCATGGCCTGGGATAAAGAAGGAGTGGAGATTCTTGTCGACGATCCGCGGGATCTGAACAAAACCGATAATATCAAGGCCTTGATGAAATCAAATCGGATCAATTTTACCGTCGCCACCCGTGAAGACATCGAGCAATACATCAAACTGTTCTTTGACGGGGGTCAGGCGGTCCAGGATTACAAAACCGCTGATCAAGCGATGGATGATTTTGACTTAATTCCGGATGTTTCATTTGAAGAAGAAGAGGAAGAGGAAGAGGAAGATGAAGGCTACGACGAGGCTTCTGGCAAAATCGTCAAGCTGGTGGATCAAGCCATTATCGCTGCATATCGTAAAAATGCCTCCGATATTCATATCGAGCCCTCATCGATTGCCAAATCAACATCTATCCGTTTTCGATTGGATGGCGTTTGCCAGGAGTATATGAAAGTTCCCAATTCAATGGTTCGCGGAATCGTTTCTAGGGTCAAAATCATGTCTAACCTGGATATTGCTGAACGGCGGCTGCCCCAGGATGGAAAGATCAAGTTCAAGCGTAAAGGCGTGCCCACATTTGAACTCCGGGTGGCCACCTTGCCCACTCAAGGGGGGTTTGAAGATGTGGTTCTCCGAATATTGGCCTCGGCTGGGGCGATGGAACTCGGAGAGATGGGTATGACCGAGCGCAACACCAAGGCAATGAAACGCATCATCGCCAAGCCTTATGGGCTGGTTTTGGCCGTGGGCCCCACCGGTTCAGGCAAAACCACATCGCTGCACGCGATCCTCAGCTATATCAACAAACCGGGAATCAAAATCTGGACGGCCGAAGATCCGATTGAAATCACCCAGGGTGGGTTGCGCCAGGTGGAGGTAAAACCGAAAATTGGTCTGGATTTTGCGCGGGTGATGCGGGCGTTTCTGCGGGCCGATCCGGATGTCATTATGATCGGTGAAATGCGCGATGAGGAAACGGCCTCCATCGGGATTGAGGCATCTTTGACGGGTCATCTGGTCTTTTCCACCCTGCACACCAACAGTGCTCCCGAAACCATTACCCGCTTGCTCGACATGGGGCTCAACCCCCTTAATTTCTCTGATGCATTTTTAGGTGTGCTGGCCCAGCGCCTGACGCGCCGCCTGTGTAAAGACTGTATGGAAGAATATCCGCTGACCAAAGAAGAATATGAGATGATATATGTCGATTACGGCGAAAAATATTGGGCGCAAACCGGTATCGAGTATGATCCGGACATGACCCTTTGCAAGTCCGTCGGCTGCGACGCGTGCTCCAACACCGGTTACCGCGGCCGGATGGGTATCCATGAGCTTATGGAAGGAACGGCCAAAATCAAATTGATGATCAAAAAGCAGGCCAATACTGAAATGCTTTTTGCCCAGGCCATGAAAGAAGGAATGTCCACCTTGCGGCAGGATGGCATTATGAAAGTATTCAAAGGATTCACGGATATGGCAGAAGTAAGGCGGGTGTGTATTAATTAA
- a CDS encoding amidophosphoribosyltransferase, translating into MGGLFGCVSKNDCLSDLFYGTDYHSHLGTKRGGIAVLNSKDFSRSIHNIENDYFRSKFEPDLPKLHGNKGIGIISDHDPQPLIIGSHLGTFAIVTVSKINNIEELAAKALNSKRHFSEMSGGETSPTELVAMLVSEAESFEAGIQHAQEAIKGSCSMLLLTEYGIYAARDKLGRTPIVIGKKEGAYAAASESCSFPNLGYEMDINLGPGEIALITAEGIEQKKPPYDQMQICAFLWVYYGYPATSYEGINVEATRNRCGRLLAKNDNVDIDFVAGIPDSGIGHAIGYAHEKNIPYVRPFVKYTPTWPRSFMPQNQSIRDLVAKMKLIPIKELIEGQRILFCEDSIVRGTQLQDTIQILYEYGAEEVHMRPACPTLIYPCDFLNFSTSRSTMDLAGCKAIATLEGAEDKHLTDYATAGSEKNHAMVDQIRQRLKLTSLQYQKLEDLVAAIGMPKEKLCTHCWDASSYF; encoded by the coding sequence ATGGGAGGATTATTTGGTTGTGTGTCTAAAAATGACTGTTTGAGTGATCTATTTTACGGTACCGATTATCATTCTCACCTGGGCACCAAGCGCGGCGGCATTGCGGTGTTGAATTCAAAAGATTTTTCGCGATCGATCCATAACATCGAAAATGACTATTTCAGGTCTAAATTCGAACCGGATCTTCCAAAATTGCATGGAAACAAAGGTATCGGCATTATTAGCGACCATGATCCGCAGCCGCTGATCATAGGCTCTCATTTGGGGACTTTTGCGATTGTAACGGTCAGCAAAATTAATAATATCGAAGAGCTGGCCGCTAAAGCCCTGAACAGTAAGCGGCATTTTTCAGAAATGAGCGGCGGCGAAACCAGTCCAACCGAGCTGGTGGCGATGCTGGTCAGCGAGGCGGAATCCTTTGAAGCCGGGATTCAGCATGCCCAGGAGGCCATCAAAGGCTCCTGCTCGATGCTTTTGCTCACCGAATACGGTATTTATGCAGCACGAGACAAATTGGGGCGCACCCCCATCGTGATTGGTAAAAAGGAGGGGGCCTATGCAGCAGCATCGGAATCCTGTTCCTTTCCCAATCTGGGTTATGAGATGGACATAAATCTGGGGCCCGGTGAGATTGCCTTAATTACGGCCGAGGGCATCGAGCAGAAAAAACCTCCGTATGACCAGATGCAGATCTGCGCATTTTTATGGGTGTACTATGGCTATCCGGCGACCAGCTACGAAGGTATCAATGTGGAAGCCACTCGCAATCGTTGTGGCCGGCTCCTGGCCAAAAATGACAACGTCGATATCGACTTTGTCGCCGGTATCCCGGATTCCGGTATTGGGCACGCCATCGGGTATGCCCACGAAAAAAATATCCCTTATGTCAGACCTTTTGTTAAGTACACGCCGACCTGGCCCCGCAGCTTTATGCCCCAGAATCAGAGCATCCGGGATCTGGTCGCCAAAATGAAACTGATCCCCATAAAAGAGCTGATCGAGGGCCAGAGGATTCTTTTTTGCGAGGACTCGATCGTACGCGGCACCCAGCTGCAGGACACGATTCAGATTTTATATGAATATGGTGCTGAAGAAGTGCACATGCGACCGGCCTGCCCTACCCTGATTTATCCATGCGATTTCTTAAATTTCTCAACATCACGATCCACGATGGATTTGGCCGGCTGCAAAGCCATTGCCACACTGGAAGGCGCAGAGGATAAACATTTAACCGATTATGCCACGGCCGGATCGGAAAAAAACCATGCCATGGTCGATCAGATCAGACAGCGATTGAAACTGACCTCCCTGCAGTACCAGAAACTGGAGGATCTGGTTGCCGCCATCGGTATGCCAAAAGAAAAACTATGCACCCATTGCTGGGATGCCAGCAGTTATTTTTAG